One part of the Tenrec ecaudatus isolate mTenEca1 unplaced genomic scaffold, mTenEca1.hap1 Scaffold_707, whole genome shotgun sequence genome encodes these proteins:
- the LOC142436856 gene encoding translationally-controlled tumor protein-like codes for MIIYRDLISRDELFSDMYKIWEITGGLCLEVEGTMVRRAQGHIYDALIGGNASAEGTEGDGPEHKVVTDVDIVMNHHLQETSFTKEAYKRYIKDYMKSLKGKLEERKPERMKPFMTANFKKYQFFQGENTIPDGMVALLDYCEGGGTPYMIFFKDGLEMEKC; via the coding sequence ATGATCATCTACCGGGACCTCATCAGCCGAGATGAGCTGTTCTCTGACATGTACAAGATCTGGGAGATCACGGgcgggctgtgtctggaagtggagggCACCATGGTCCGCAGGGCCCAAGGCCACATCTATGACGCGCTCATCGGCGGCAACGCGTCCGCCGAAGGCACCGAGGGCGACGGGCCCGAGCACAAGGTGGTCACCGACGTGGACATCgtcatgaaccatcacttgcaggaGACCAGCTTCACCAAGGAGGCCTACAAAAGGtacatcaaggactacatgaaatccCTCAAAGGCAAGCTGGAGGAGCGGAAGCCGGAACGCATGAAGCCCTTTATGACCGCCAATTTCAAGAAGTACCAGTTCTTTCAGGGCGAGAACACGATTCCCGACGGCATGGTGGCCCTGCTGGACTACTGCGAGGGCGGCGGGACCCCGTACATGATCTTCTTCAAGGACGGCTTAGagatggagaagtgctga